In Cyprinus carpio isolate SPL01 chromosome B16, ASM1834038v1, whole genome shotgun sequence, the following are encoded in one genomic region:
- the LOC109066066 gene encoding syntabulin-like isoform X3 yields MGPFQTYEVKEKGSMRSRIPRFVLHPLRTKAKESSASNMPLSEEESKDFDISSQHSKRTISPNSLSSDDTGCPSSQCASPTKTPSGSDNSPLSSPALGERKVKVKRVRMNVVAEWSTPTQKHKREKQQCSPIMNKGSETDFSISSSTGSYKTHETLPSNSAGKKSSSRSGPHIRSLPVFKPAGSPTAPRDAELYAPYRTPPKAPSTTNSISISSSTRRRTTPVRYHSCGDNHGIKPPNPEQYLTPLQQKEVAIRHLKTKLRDSQTTVCDREAENEELKSQLGRMREDWIEEECHRVEAQLALKEARKEIKQLRQVVETMKNSLMEKDKGIQKYFIDINIQNRKLESLLHSMELAQNGCNLQDEPTLDFIFESPERSTAVKLEMELHGEEQAVEEMADSELLANDEMANRAEILEKVLMSTAVDSSQDGGTEIIPQPGLSTLEQNVSEKNPEEHISSSPFSAEDKGVQTDQMIYTTDLQALLFQLLKLQGGGFPGLLISSPQQSQESPSAQVPKKVEDLPEAQDEVKDVGPICTNTAQNTVNDSGLGFSEPKMSPQFMEELNFDLKNPKNTSSMAVVGKSHWSNNFLVDLVAVAAPVLPTVAWLYSQHGLVGGAPVYNIAALIRGCCIVGLHSLRHVSHGPDT; encoded by the exons ATGGGACCTTTTCAGACATACGAG GTAAAGGAAAAGGGAAGCATGCGTAGCCGTATCCCTCGATTTGTCCTCCACCCTTTACGTACTAAAGCAAAGGAGTCATCAGCATCCAACATGCCATTGTCAGAAGAGGAGAGCAAGGATTTTGACATTAGCTCGCAGCACTCAAAAAGAACCATCAGTCCCAACAGCCTGTCCTCAG ATGATACTGGATGCCCAAGCAGTCAATGTGCATCGCCAACCAAGACCCCCTCAGGCTCTGACAACAGCCCACTGAGTTCACCCGCTCTGGGAGAGCGCAAGGTCAAGGTGAAGAGAGTTCGGATGAACGTAGTGGCCGAGTGGAGCACACCCACACAGAAGCACAAGCGAGAGAAGCAACAATGTTCACCAATCATGAATAAAG GCAGCGAGACAGATTTCAGCATATCTAGCAGCACTGGAAGCTACAAGACACATGAAACTCTGCCCAGCAACTCTGCAGGGAAGAAATCATCTTCTCGCAG TGGGCCCCACATCAGAAGCCTGCCAGTGTTCAAACCTGCAGGAAGTCCTACTGCCCCTCGCGATGCAGAGCTTTATGCCCCATACAGGACGCCCCCCAAAGCCCCCTCCACTACCAACAGCATTAGCATCTCCAGCTCTACCAGAAG AAGAACCACTCCTGTACGCTACCATTCCTGCGGAGACAATCATGGCATCAAGCCTCCCAATCCAGAGCAGTACCTCACCCCTCTACAGCAGAAAGAGGTAGCCATACGACACCTCAAGACAAAACTCAGAGACTCGCAGACCACAGTTTGTGACCG GGAGGCTGAGAATGAGGAGCTGAAGTCCCAATTGGGGCGTATGCGGGAGGACTGGATAGAGGAGGAATGTCACCGTGTGGAAGCTCAGCTAGCTCTCAAAGAAGCACGCAAAGAGATCAAGCAGCTGCGTCAAGTGGTGGAAACCATGAAGAACAGCCTCATGGAGAAGGACAAGGGCATCCAGAAGTATTTCATTGACATAAACATCCAAAACCGAAAGCTGGAGTCCTTGCTCCACAGCATGGAGTTGGCACAGAATGGCTGCAACTTACAAGATGAGCCCACGCTGGACTTTATCTTTGAGTCTCCAGAAAGATCCACTGCAGTCAAGTTAGAGATGGAGCTACATGGTGAAGAACAAGCAGTGGAGGAGATGGCTGATAGTGAGCTGCTGGCCAATGATGAGATGGCCAACAGAGCTGAAATTCTCGAGAAGGTTCTCATGTCCACTGCAGTTGATTCCAGCCAGGATGGTGGCACCGAGATCATTCCCCAACCAGGGCTGTCCACCTTGGAGCAGAATGTCTCAGAAAAGAACCCAGAGGAGCATATCTCAAGCAGCCCCTTTAGTGCAGAAGATAAAGGTGTCCAGACTGATCAGATGATCTACACCACTGATCTCCAAGCCCTCCTCTTCCAGCTGCTAAAGCTCCAAGGTGGCGGCTTCCCTGGTCTCCTTATTTCTTCACCCCAACAATCCCAGGAATCACCTTCAGCACAAGTTCCCAAAAAGGTTGAGGACTTGCCTGAAGCACAAGATGAAGTCAAAGATGTTGGCCCCATTTGCACCAACACTGCCCAAAACACAGTAAATGATTCTGGTCTGGGGTTTTCTGAGCCCAAAATGAGTCCCCAGTTCATGGAAGAGCTGAATTTCGACCTGAAGAATCCCAAGAACACCTCTAGCATGGCAGTGGTGGGAAAAAGCCACTGGAGTAACAACTTCTTGGTCGATCTGGTTGCTGTGGCAGCACCTGTTCTGCCCACCGTGGCATGGCTTTACTCGCAGCACGGTTTGGTTGGAGGGGCTCCTGTGTACAACATTGCAGCTTTAATTCGAGGctgttgcattgtgggattgcaCTCACTCCGCCATGTCTCTCACGGGCCAGACACTTAG
- the LOC109066066 gene encoding syntabulin-like isoform X1, whose translation MGPFQTYEVKEKGSMRSRIPRFVLHPLRTKAKESSASNMPLSEEESKDFDISSQHSKRTISPNSLSSDDTGCPSSQCASPTKTPSGSDNSPLSSPALGERKVKVKRVRMNVVAEWSTPTQKHKREKQQCSPIMNKGSETDFSISSSTGSYKTHETLPSNSAGKKSSSRSSGPHIRSLPVFKPAGSPTAPRDAELYAPYRTPPKAPSTTNSISISSSTRRRTTPVRYHSCGDNHGIKPPNPEQYLTPLQQKEVAIRHLKTKLRDSQTTVCDREAENEELKSQLGRMREDWIEEECHRVEAQLALKEARKEIKQLRQVVETMKNSLMEKDKGIQKYFIDINIQNRKLESLLHSMELAQNGCNLQDEPTLDFIFESPERSTAVKLEMELHGEEQAVEEMADSELLANDEMANRAEILEKVLMSTAVDSSQDGGTEIIPQPGLSTLEQNVSEKNPEEHISSSPFSAEDKGVQTDQMIYTTDLQALLFQLLKLQGGGFPGLLISSPQQSQESPSAQVPKKVEDLPEAQDEVKDVGPICTNTAQNTVNDSGLGFSEPKMSPQFMEELNFDLKNPKNTSSMAVVGKSHWSNNFLVDLVAVAAPVLPTVAWLYSQHGLVGGAPVYNIAALIRGCCIVGLHSLRHVSHGPDT comes from the exons ATGGGACCTTTTCAGACATACGAG GTAAAGGAAAAGGGAAGCATGCGTAGCCGTATCCCTCGATTTGTCCTCCACCCTTTACGTACTAAAGCAAAGGAGTCATCAGCATCCAACATGCCATTGTCAGAAGAGGAGAGCAAGGATTTTGACATTAGCTCGCAGCACTCAAAAAGAACCATCAGTCCCAACAGCCTGTCCTCAG ATGATACTGGATGCCCAAGCAGTCAATGTGCATCGCCAACCAAGACCCCCTCAGGCTCTGACAACAGCCCACTGAGTTCACCCGCTCTGGGAGAGCGCAAGGTCAAGGTGAAGAGAGTTCGGATGAACGTAGTGGCCGAGTGGAGCACACCCACACAGAAGCACAAGCGAGAGAAGCAACAATGTTCACCAATCATGAATAAAG GCAGCGAGACAGATTTCAGCATATCTAGCAGCACTGGAAGCTACAAGACACATGAAACTCTGCCCAGCAACTCTGCAGGGAAGAAATCATCTTCTCGCAG CAGTGGGCCCCACATCAGAAGCCTGCCAGTGTTCAAACCTGCAGGAAGTCCTACTGCCCCTCGCGATGCAGAGCTTTATGCCCCATACAGGACGCCCCCCAAAGCCCCCTCCACTACCAACAGCATTAGCATCTCCAGCTCTACCAGAAG AAGAACCACTCCTGTACGCTACCATTCCTGCGGAGACAATCATGGCATCAAGCCTCCCAATCCAGAGCAGTACCTCACCCCTCTACAGCAGAAAGAGGTAGCCATACGACACCTCAAGACAAAACTCAGAGACTCGCAGACCACAGTTTGTGACCG GGAGGCTGAGAATGAGGAGCTGAAGTCCCAATTGGGGCGTATGCGGGAGGACTGGATAGAGGAGGAATGTCACCGTGTGGAAGCTCAGCTAGCTCTCAAAGAAGCACGCAAAGAGATCAAGCAGCTGCGTCAAGTGGTGGAAACCATGAAGAACAGCCTCATGGAGAAGGACAAGGGCATCCAGAAGTATTTCATTGACATAAACATCCAAAACCGAAAGCTGGAGTCCTTGCTCCACAGCATGGAGTTGGCACAGAATGGCTGCAACTTACAAGATGAGCCCACGCTGGACTTTATCTTTGAGTCTCCAGAAAGATCCACTGCAGTCAAGTTAGAGATGGAGCTACATGGTGAAGAACAAGCAGTGGAGGAGATGGCTGATAGTGAGCTGCTGGCCAATGATGAGATGGCCAACAGAGCTGAAATTCTCGAGAAGGTTCTCATGTCCACTGCAGTTGATTCCAGCCAGGATGGTGGCACCGAGATCATTCCCCAACCAGGGCTGTCCACCTTGGAGCAGAATGTCTCAGAAAAGAACCCAGAGGAGCATATCTCAAGCAGCCCCTTTAGTGCAGAAGATAAAGGTGTCCAGACTGATCAGATGATCTACACCACTGATCTCCAAGCCCTCCTCTTCCAGCTGCTAAAGCTCCAAGGTGGCGGCTTCCCTGGTCTCCTTATTTCTTCACCCCAACAATCCCAGGAATCACCTTCAGCACAAGTTCCCAAAAAGGTTGAGGACTTGCCTGAAGCACAAGATGAAGTCAAAGATGTTGGCCCCATTTGCACCAACACTGCCCAAAACACAGTAAATGATTCTGGTCTGGGGTTTTCTGAGCCCAAAATGAGTCCCCAGTTCATGGAAGAGCTGAATTTCGACCTGAAGAATCCCAAGAACACCTCTAGCATGGCAGTGGTGGGAAAAAGCCACTGGAGTAACAACTTCTTGGTCGATCTGGTTGCTGTGGCAGCACCTGTTCTGCCCACCGTGGCATGGCTTTACTCGCAGCACGGTTTGGTTGGAGGGGCTCCTGTGTACAACATTGCAGCTTTAATTCGAGGctgttgcattgtgggattgcaCTCACTCCGCCATGTCTCTCACGGGCCAGACACTTAG
- the LOC109066066 gene encoding syntabulin-like isoform X2 — translation MGPFQTYEVKEKGSMRSRIPRFVLHPLRTKAKESSASNMPLSEEESKDFDISSQHSKRTISPNSLSSDDTGCPSSQCASPTKTPSGSDNSPLSSPALGERKVKVKRVRMNVVAEWSTPTQKHKREKQQCSPIMNKGSETDFSISSSTGSYKTHETLPSNSAGKKSSSRSSGPHIRSLPVFKPAGSPTAPRDAELYAPYRTPPKAPSTTNSISISSSTRRTTPVRYHSCGDNHGIKPPNPEQYLTPLQQKEVAIRHLKTKLRDSQTTVCDREAENEELKSQLGRMREDWIEEECHRVEAQLALKEARKEIKQLRQVVETMKNSLMEKDKGIQKYFIDINIQNRKLESLLHSMELAQNGCNLQDEPTLDFIFESPERSTAVKLEMELHGEEQAVEEMADSELLANDEMANRAEILEKVLMSTAVDSSQDGGTEIIPQPGLSTLEQNVSEKNPEEHISSSPFSAEDKGVQTDQMIYTTDLQALLFQLLKLQGGGFPGLLISSPQQSQESPSAQVPKKVEDLPEAQDEVKDVGPICTNTAQNTVNDSGLGFSEPKMSPQFMEELNFDLKNPKNTSSMAVVGKSHWSNNFLVDLVAVAAPVLPTVAWLYSQHGLVGGAPVYNIAALIRGCCIVGLHSLRHVSHGPDT, via the exons ATGGGACCTTTTCAGACATACGAG GTAAAGGAAAAGGGAAGCATGCGTAGCCGTATCCCTCGATTTGTCCTCCACCCTTTACGTACTAAAGCAAAGGAGTCATCAGCATCCAACATGCCATTGTCAGAAGAGGAGAGCAAGGATTTTGACATTAGCTCGCAGCACTCAAAAAGAACCATCAGTCCCAACAGCCTGTCCTCAG ATGATACTGGATGCCCAAGCAGTCAATGTGCATCGCCAACCAAGACCCCCTCAGGCTCTGACAACAGCCCACTGAGTTCACCCGCTCTGGGAGAGCGCAAGGTCAAGGTGAAGAGAGTTCGGATGAACGTAGTGGCCGAGTGGAGCACACCCACACAGAAGCACAAGCGAGAGAAGCAACAATGTTCACCAATCATGAATAAAG GCAGCGAGACAGATTTCAGCATATCTAGCAGCACTGGAAGCTACAAGACACATGAAACTCTGCCCAGCAACTCTGCAGGGAAGAAATCATCTTCTCGCAG CAGTGGGCCCCACATCAGAAGCCTGCCAGTGTTCAAACCTGCAGGAAGTCCTACTGCCCCTCGCGATGCAGAGCTTTATGCCCCATACAGGACGCCCCCCAAAGCCCCCTCCACTACCAACAGCATTAGCATCTCCAGCTCTACCAGAAG AACCACTCCTGTACGCTACCATTCCTGCGGAGACAATCATGGCATCAAGCCTCCCAATCCAGAGCAGTACCTCACCCCTCTACAGCAGAAAGAGGTAGCCATACGACACCTCAAGACAAAACTCAGAGACTCGCAGACCACAGTTTGTGACCG GGAGGCTGAGAATGAGGAGCTGAAGTCCCAATTGGGGCGTATGCGGGAGGACTGGATAGAGGAGGAATGTCACCGTGTGGAAGCTCAGCTAGCTCTCAAAGAAGCACGCAAAGAGATCAAGCAGCTGCGTCAAGTGGTGGAAACCATGAAGAACAGCCTCATGGAGAAGGACAAGGGCATCCAGAAGTATTTCATTGACATAAACATCCAAAACCGAAAGCTGGAGTCCTTGCTCCACAGCATGGAGTTGGCACAGAATGGCTGCAACTTACAAGATGAGCCCACGCTGGACTTTATCTTTGAGTCTCCAGAAAGATCCACTGCAGTCAAGTTAGAGATGGAGCTACATGGTGAAGAACAAGCAGTGGAGGAGATGGCTGATAGTGAGCTGCTGGCCAATGATGAGATGGCCAACAGAGCTGAAATTCTCGAGAAGGTTCTCATGTCCACTGCAGTTGATTCCAGCCAGGATGGTGGCACCGAGATCATTCCCCAACCAGGGCTGTCCACCTTGGAGCAGAATGTCTCAGAAAAGAACCCAGAGGAGCATATCTCAAGCAGCCCCTTTAGTGCAGAAGATAAAGGTGTCCAGACTGATCAGATGATCTACACCACTGATCTCCAAGCCCTCCTCTTCCAGCTGCTAAAGCTCCAAGGTGGCGGCTTCCCTGGTCTCCTTATTTCTTCACCCCAACAATCCCAGGAATCACCTTCAGCACAAGTTCCCAAAAAGGTTGAGGACTTGCCTGAAGCACAAGATGAAGTCAAAGATGTTGGCCCCATTTGCACCAACACTGCCCAAAACACAGTAAATGATTCTGGTCTGGGGTTTTCTGAGCCCAAAATGAGTCCCCAGTTCATGGAAGAGCTGAATTTCGACCTGAAGAATCCCAAGAACACCTCTAGCATGGCAGTGGTGGGAAAAAGCCACTGGAGTAACAACTTCTTGGTCGATCTGGTTGCTGTGGCAGCACCTGTTCTGCCCACCGTGGCATGGCTTTACTCGCAGCACGGTTTGGTTGGAGGGGCTCCTGTGTACAACATTGCAGCTTTAATTCGAGGctgttgcattgtgggattgcaCTCACTCCGCCATGTCTCTCACGGGCCAGACACTTAG
- the LOC109066066 gene encoding syntabulin-like isoform X5 → MVLSKGRRCFSGSETDFSISSSTGSYKTHETLPSNSAGKKSSSRSGPHIRSLPVFKPAGSPTAPRDAELYAPYRTPPKAPSTTNSISISSSTRRRTTPVRYHSCGDNHGIKPPNPEQYLTPLQQKEVAIRHLKTKLRDSQTTVCDREAENEELKSQLGRMREDWIEEECHRVEAQLALKEARKEIKQLRQVVETMKNSLMEKDKGIQKYFIDINIQNRKLESLLHSMELAQNGCNLQDEPTLDFIFESPERSTAVKLEMELHGEEQAVEEMADSELLANDEMANRAEILEKVLMSTAVDSSQDGGTEIIPQPGLSTLEQNVSEKNPEEHISSSPFSAEDKGVQTDQMIYTTDLQALLFQLLKLQGGGFPGLLISSPQQSQESPSAQVPKKVEDLPEAQDEVKDVGPICTNTAQNTVNDSGLGFSEPKMSPQFMEELNFDLKNPKNTSSMAVVGKSHWSNNFLVDLVAVAAPVLPTVAWLYSQHGLVGGAPVYNIAALIRGCCIVGLHSLRHVSHGPDT, encoded by the exons ATGGTTTTGTCAAAAGGAAGGAGATGCTTCTCAG GCAGCGAGACAGATTTCAGCATATCTAGCAGCACTGGAAGCTACAAGACACATGAAACTCTGCCCAGCAACTCTGCAGGGAAGAAATCATCTTCTCGCAG TGGGCCCCACATCAGAAGCCTGCCAGTGTTCAAACCTGCAGGAAGTCCTACTGCCCCTCGCGATGCAGAGCTTTATGCCCCATACAGGACGCCCCCCAAAGCCCCCTCCACTACCAACAGCATTAGCATCTCCAGCTCTACCAGAAG AAGAACCACTCCTGTACGCTACCATTCCTGCGGAGACAATCATGGCATCAAGCCTCCCAATCCAGAGCAGTACCTCACCCCTCTACAGCAGAAAGAGGTAGCCATACGACACCTCAAGACAAAACTCAGAGACTCGCAGACCACAGTTTGTGACCG GGAGGCTGAGAATGAGGAGCTGAAGTCCCAATTGGGGCGTATGCGGGAGGACTGGATAGAGGAGGAATGTCACCGTGTGGAAGCTCAGCTAGCTCTCAAAGAAGCACGCAAAGAGATCAAGCAGCTGCGTCAAGTGGTGGAAACCATGAAGAACAGCCTCATGGAGAAGGACAAGGGCATCCAGAAGTATTTCATTGACATAAACATCCAAAACCGAAAGCTGGAGTCCTTGCTCCACAGCATGGAGTTGGCACAGAATGGCTGCAACTTACAAGATGAGCCCACGCTGGACTTTATCTTTGAGTCTCCAGAAAGATCCACTGCAGTCAAGTTAGAGATGGAGCTACATGGTGAAGAACAAGCAGTGGAGGAGATGGCTGATAGTGAGCTGCTGGCCAATGATGAGATGGCCAACAGAGCTGAAATTCTCGAGAAGGTTCTCATGTCCACTGCAGTTGATTCCAGCCAGGATGGTGGCACCGAGATCATTCCCCAACCAGGGCTGTCCACCTTGGAGCAGAATGTCTCAGAAAAGAACCCAGAGGAGCATATCTCAAGCAGCCCCTTTAGTGCAGAAGATAAAGGTGTCCAGACTGATCAGATGATCTACACCACTGATCTCCAAGCCCTCCTCTTCCAGCTGCTAAAGCTCCAAGGTGGCGGCTTCCCTGGTCTCCTTATTTCTTCACCCCAACAATCCCAGGAATCACCTTCAGCACAAGTTCCCAAAAAGGTTGAGGACTTGCCTGAAGCACAAGATGAAGTCAAAGATGTTGGCCCCATTTGCACCAACACTGCCCAAAACACAGTAAATGATTCTGGTCTGGGGTTTTCTGAGCCCAAAATGAGTCCCCAGTTCATGGAAGAGCTGAATTTCGACCTGAAGAATCCCAAGAACACCTCTAGCATGGCAGTGGTGGGAAAAAGCCACTGGAGTAACAACTTCTTGGTCGATCTGGTTGCTGTGGCAGCACCTGTTCTGCCCACCGTGGCATGGCTTTACTCGCAGCACGGTTTGGTTGGAGGGGCTCCTGTGTACAACATTGCAGCTTTAATTCGAGGctgttgcattgtgggattgcaCTCACTCCGCCATGTCTCTCACGGGCCAGACACTTAG
- the LOC109066066 gene encoding syntabulin-like isoform X4, with protein MVLSKGRRCFSGSETDFSISSSTGSYKTHETLPSNSAGKKSSSRSSGPHIRSLPVFKPAGSPTAPRDAELYAPYRTPPKAPSTTNSISISSSTRRRTTPVRYHSCGDNHGIKPPNPEQYLTPLQQKEVAIRHLKTKLRDSQTTVCDREAENEELKSQLGRMREDWIEEECHRVEAQLALKEARKEIKQLRQVVETMKNSLMEKDKGIQKYFIDINIQNRKLESLLHSMELAQNGCNLQDEPTLDFIFESPERSTAVKLEMELHGEEQAVEEMADSELLANDEMANRAEILEKVLMSTAVDSSQDGGTEIIPQPGLSTLEQNVSEKNPEEHISSSPFSAEDKGVQTDQMIYTTDLQALLFQLLKLQGGGFPGLLISSPQQSQESPSAQVPKKVEDLPEAQDEVKDVGPICTNTAQNTVNDSGLGFSEPKMSPQFMEELNFDLKNPKNTSSMAVVGKSHWSNNFLVDLVAVAAPVLPTVAWLYSQHGLVGGAPVYNIAALIRGCCIVGLHSLRHVSHGPDT; from the exons ATGGTTTTGTCAAAAGGAAGGAGATGCTTCTCAG GCAGCGAGACAGATTTCAGCATATCTAGCAGCACTGGAAGCTACAAGACACATGAAACTCTGCCCAGCAACTCTGCAGGGAAGAAATCATCTTCTCGCAG CAGTGGGCCCCACATCAGAAGCCTGCCAGTGTTCAAACCTGCAGGAAGTCCTACTGCCCCTCGCGATGCAGAGCTTTATGCCCCATACAGGACGCCCCCCAAAGCCCCCTCCACTACCAACAGCATTAGCATCTCCAGCTCTACCAGAAG AAGAACCACTCCTGTACGCTACCATTCCTGCGGAGACAATCATGGCATCAAGCCTCCCAATCCAGAGCAGTACCTCACCCCTCTACAGCAGAAAGAGGTAGCCATACGACACCTCAAGACAAAACTCAGAGACTCGCAGACCACAGTTTGTGACCG GGAGGCTGAGAATGAGGAGCTGAAGTCCCAATTGGGGCGTATGCGGGAGGACTGGATAGAGGAGGAATGTCACCGTGTGGAAGCTCAGCTAGCTCTCAAAGAAGCACGCAAAGAGATCAAGCAGCTGCGTCAAGTGGTGGAAACCATGAAGAACAGCCTCATGGAGAAGGACAAGGGCATCCAGAAGTATTTCATTGACATAAACATCCAAAACCGAAAGCTGGAGTCCTTGCTCCACAGCATGGAGTTGGCACAGAATGGCTGCAACTTACAAGATGAGCCCACGCTGGACTTTATCTTTGAGTCTCCAGAAAGATCCACTGCAGTCAAGTTAGAGATGGAGCTACATGGTGAAGAACAAGCAGTGGAGGAGATGGCTGATAGTGAGCTGCTGGCCAATGATGAGATGGCCAACAGAGCTGAAATTCTCGAGAAGGTTCTCATGTCCACTGCAGTTGATTCCAGCCAGGATGGTGGCACCGAGATCATTCCCCAACCAGGGCTGTCCACCTTGGAGCAGAATGTCTCAGAAAAGAACCCAGAGGAGCATATCTCAAGCAGCCCCTTTAGTGCAGAAGATAAAGGTGTCCAGACTGATCAGATGATCTACACCACTGATCTCCAAGCCCTCCTCTTCCAGCTGCTAAAGCTCCAAGGTGGCGGCTTCCCTGGTCTCCTTATTTCTTCACCCCAACAATCCCAGGAATCACCTTCAGCACAAGTTCCCAAAAAGGTTGAGGACTTGCCTGAAGCACAAGATGAAGTCAAAGATGTTGGCCCCATTTGCACCAACACTGCCCAAAACACAGTAAATGATTCTGGTCTGGGGTTTTCTGAGCCCAAAATGAGTCCCCAGTTCATGGAAGAGCTGAATTTCGACCTGAAGAATCCCAAGAACACCTCTAGCATGGCAGTGGTGGGAAAAAGCCACTGGAGTAACAACTTCTTGGTCGATCTGGTTGCTGTGGCAGCACCTGTTCTGCCCACCGTGGCATGGCTTTACTCGCAGCACGGTTTGGTTGGAGGGGCTCCTGTGTACAACATTGCAGCTTTAATTCGAGGctgttgcattgtgggattgcaCTCACTCCGCCATGTCTCTCACGGGCCAGACACTTAG
- the LOC109066067 gene encoding receptor-binding cancer antigen expressed on SiSo cells-like produces the protein MAITQFRLFKICTCLASILSFLKRLICRTGRSRKLSGDQITLPTTVDYSSAAKQPEIEDWSSWDEDGPTSIKIEGDNGIVPPPQNEAEEEEPDYFKDMAPTIRKTQKIVLKKREPLNFSMPDSSSGFSSRLAATQDMSFIQPSAELGDLDTWQEDNNAWEDEADAAWETEEVLRQQKLVERERRAMEQQRKKMEKEAQRMMKKEQKIAVKLS, from the exons ATGGCCATCACACAGTTTCgcctttttaaaatatgcacctgTTTGGCATCTATTCTCTCATTCTTGAAAAGACTGATTTGTAG GACTGGAAGGTCACGCAAGCTGAGCGGGGATCAGATCACACTCCCGACCACAGTTGATTATTCCTCTGCAGCAAAACAg CCAGAGATTGAGGATTGGAGCTCATGGGACGAGGATGGTCCAACAAGTATTAAAATTGAAGGTGACAACGGGATAGTTCCACCTCCACAGAACGAAGCTGAAGAAGAAGAGCCAGACTACTTCAAAGACATGGCTCCCACCATCAGGAAAACACAAAAA ATTGTCTTGAAGAAAAGGGAGCCTCTGAATTTCTCTATGCCTGACAGCTCCTCAGGTTTCTCCAGCCGACTAGCCGCCACTCAGGACATGTCCTTCATCCAGCCCTCT GCGGAGCTGGGGGACCTGGACACCTGGCAGGAGGACAACAATGCCTGGGAGGATGAGGCAGATGCAGCCTGGGAGACAGAGGAAGTGCTGAG GCAGCAGAAGCtggttgagagagagagacgtgcaaTGGAGCAACAAAGGAAGAAAATGGAAAAAGAGGCACAGAGAATGATGAAAAAAGAGCAGAAGATTGCTGTCAAGCTTTCATAA